A region of Streptomyces sp. NBC_01788 DNA encodes the following proteins:
- a CDS encoding acyltransferase family protein — MTQTDRRASAGTATRPRNEGAVTDEVLVPQAPPAAPVIVAGRGNGGDRLAALDGLRFLAALSVVLFHFAGQTPGAMQVIWGRPYQSVFPALHGYFAFGRLGVDLFFLISGFVICMSAWGRTPRDFFISRVTRLYPMYWIAIVVSACVIYFADTPFGHPHPRVLLANFTMLQTPLGVSNLDPVYWTLWPELCFYLTFAVVVWKGLSYQRVVIFCGLWTVAAVLAPAAHIPLLTLVVNPTSAPYFIAGMAFYLMHRYRPTPLLWGIVAMSWLLALHFLLAPTGGRNNWETWAPWRGWLVLAVTVFFLMVGAIALGRTRRLRWRGLTVMGTMTFPLYLLHDTLGMTVAHHFGDRFDPLLLVGVTVVALVVLAHLVHRFVERPMVRAMRRSLKSATFVPQPPARHR, encoded by the coding sequence ATGACCCAGACGGATCGCAGGGCATCGGCCGGTACAGCCACGCGACCGCGGAACGAGGGGGCGGTCACCGACGAAGTGCTGGTGCCGCAGGCACCCCCTGCGGCACCAGTGATCGTCGCAGGGCGCGGCAACGGCGGAGACCGGCTCGCGGCACTGGACGGGCTGCGCTTCCTGGCGGCGCTGTCGGTGGTGCTCTTCCACTTCGCCGGCCAGACACCGGGGGCGATGCAGGTCATCTGGGGGCGCCCGTACCAGAGCGTCTTCCCCGCGCTGCACGGCTACTTCGCCTTCGGGCGGCTCGGTGTCGACCTGTTCTTCCTGATCAGCGGCTTCGTCATCTGCATGAGCGCGTGGGGGCGCACCCCGCGTGACTTCTTCATCTCCCGCGTCACCCGCCTGTACCCGATGTACTGGATCGCCATCGTGGTGTCGGCGTGCGTCATCTACTTCGCCGACACCCCCTTCGGGCACCCCCACCCGCGCGTCCTGCTCGCGAACTTCACCATGCTCCAGACCCCGCTCGGCGTGTCCAACCTGGACCCCGTCTACTGGACCCTGTGGCCGGAGCTCTGCTTCTACCTCACCTTCGCCGTCGTGGTGTGGAAGGGCCTCAGCTACCAGCGCGTCGTGATCTTCTGCGGGCTGTGGACGGTCGCCGCCGTACTCGCGCCCGCCGCCCACATCCCGCTGCTCACGCTCGTGGTGAACCCGACCTCTGCCCCGTACTTCATCGCGGGCATGGCCTTCTACCTCATGCACCGCTACCGGCCCACACCTCTGCTGTGGGGCATCGTCGCCATGTCCTGGCTGCTGGCCCTGCACTTCCTGCTGGCACCCACCGGCGGCCGCAACAACTGGGAGACCTGGGCGCCCTGGCGCGGCTGGCTCGTCCTGGCGGTCACGGTCTTCTTCCTGATGGTCGGCGCGATCGCGCTCGGCCGGACCCGCCGGCTCCGCTGGCGCGGGCTGACCGTCATGGGCACGATGACCTTCCCGCTCTACCTGCTGCACGACACGCTCGGCATGACCGTCGCGCACCACTTCGGCGACCGGTTCGATCCGCTCCTCCTGGTCGGGGTCACGGTCGTCGCCCTGGTCGTGCTGGCCCATCTCGTGCACCGGTTCGTGGAGCGTCCGATGGTGCGGGCCATGCGGCGTTCGCTGAAGAGCGCCACGTTCGTTCCGCAGCCTCCGGCGCGGCATCGTTGA
- a CDS encoding IPT/TIG domain-containing protein, protein MTNHGDNTLSVIDTATFTVVATIPGLSAPVGVAASTDTLHLYAANSGANTLSVIDTASQTITTTIPVGTTPWGVAITPDSSEVYVSNNGSDTVSIIDATTDTVTDTIAVGHKPAGIAVTPNGLAVFVANSGSNSVSVIQALYKMAPTLGPQSGGTKVTITGTSLSGVTAVQFGTSSAAVIANTPNKVVASSPPGSGIAQVTVTTAGGTSNPKPFQYYPSGNASSLSPAAGPTAGRNIVTINGALLATATQVLFGTLLAVPQVVSDQQLTVDVPPAASPGTVPVSVTTAGGLTTGRLSYTYVDPPQFGGLSATSGPLVGGTVVDLTGKNLTTAAAVSFNGVFAQFSIGSDTVLAAIVPPGSAPGPVDVTVTTAGGSATLPDAYTYT, encoded by the coding sequence GTGACGAACCACGGCGACAACACCCTCAGCGTGATCGACACAGCCACCTTCACCGTGGTGGCAACCATCCCCGGCCTTTCCGCGCCCGTCGGTGTAGCAGCCAGCACGGACACCCTCCACCTCTATGCCGCCAACAGCGGCGCGAACACCCTCAGCGTCATCGACACCGCCAGCCAGACGATCACCACCACCATCCCCGTGGGCACCACTCCCTGGGGCGTGGCGATCACCCCGGACAGCAGTGAGGTGTACGTGAGCAACAATGGCTCCGACACCGTCAGCATCATCGACGCCACCACTGACACGGTCACCGACACCATTGCCGTCGGCCACAAGCCCGCCGGAATCGCCGTCACCCCCAACGGGCTGGCCGTCTTCGTGGCCAACTCCGGATCCAACAGCGTCAGCGTCATCCAGGCCCTGTACAAAATGGCTCCCACCCTGGGCCCCCAGTCCGGCGGCACCAAGGTGACGATCACCGGCACCAGCCTGTCCGGGGTCACCGCGGTGCAATTCGGCACGAGCTCCGCCGCCGTCATCGCCAACACGCCCAACAAGGTCGTCGCGTCGTCTCCACCCGGCTCCGGCATCGCTCAGGTCACCGTCACCACCGCAGGCGGCACCAGCAACCCCAAGCCCTTCCAGTACTACCCGAGCGGTAACGCCTCCTCCCTCAGCCCCGCCGCCGGTCCGACAGCAGGCAGGAACATCGTCACCATCAACGGCGCCCTCTTGGCCACCGCCACCCAAGTACTGTTCGGCACCCTGCTGGCCGTTCCCCAAGTCGTCTCCGACCAGCAGCTGACCGTCGACGTGCCACCCGCCGCCTCCCCCGGCACCGTCCCCGTCTCCGTCACCACCGCCGGCGGCCTGACCACCGGAAGGCTCAGCTACACCTATGTCGACCCGCCACAGTTCGGCGGCCTGAGCGCCACCAGCGGCCCGTTAGTCGGCGGGACCGTCGTCGACCTCACCGGCAAGAACCTGACGACCGCCGCCGCCGTCTCCTTCAACGGCGTCTTCGCCCAGTTCAGCATCGGGTCCGATACCGTCCTGGCCGCCATCGTTCCCCCTGGCTCCGCCCCCGGCCCCGTCGACGTCACCGTTACCACGGCGGGCGGCTCCGCCACCCTTCCCGACGCCTACACCTACACCTGA
- a CDS encoding YncE family protein, with the protein MTNSGSGTTTVVDIGQLVVSTALAPYNAPAGVGVSPDSSLIYVAENGANALSTAEQQTLTVLSKIEVGSAPFGIAVSPAGIRVYVADQGSDSLTVVDTFNNSILTTIPVGAGPTGVAVSPTGDRCT; encoded by the coding sequence GTGACCAACAGCGGATCCGGCACCACCACCGTGGTGGATATCGGACAACTCGTCGTCAGTACTGCCCTGGCCCCTTACAACGCCCCCGCCGGGGTGGGGGTCAGCCCGGACAGCAGCCTCATCTATGTGGCGGAAAACGGCGCGAACGCTCTCAGCACCGCAGAGCAGCAGACACTGACCGTCCTCTCCAAGATCGAGGTGGGAAGCGCTCCTTTCGGGATCGCCGTGAGCCCGGCCGGGATCCGCGTATACGTCGCCGACCAGGGATCGGACAGTCTCACCGTGGTAGACACGTTCAACAACTCCATCCTCACGACCATTCCGGTCGGCGCCGGCCCCACCGGGGTCGCGGTCTCCCCCACCGGGGACAGGTGTACGTGA
- the rbsK gene encoding ribokinase, with protein sequence MIAVVGSLNLDLVAPVPRHPVPGETVLGGDIVEHPGGKGANQAVAAARLGGRVALIGRVGEDDAADVMAAAARAEGVDTAHLTRTPGVPTGRALIAVNPSGENSIIVSPGANSRLTAADCRAAADVLGRAEVTVLQQEVPDEANHAAAELAGGIVVYNPAPAVEGAVPPRHVDVLVPNRTELAALTGTPVPDTVDEVAAAAGKLRGAGAVIVTLGGDGVLLLEGTARLHIPAFTVRPVDTTAAGDCFCGALAVALAEGRTLEQAARWACAAAALSTTRPGAQPSLPRRDEVEAFLKS encoded by the coding sequence GTGATCGCAGTCGTCGGAAGCCTCAACCTCGATCTCGTCGCACCCGTTCCGCGGCATCCGGTGCCGGGGGAGACCGTGCTCGGCGGGGACATCGTCGAGCACCCCGGCGGCAAGGGGGCCAACCAGGCGGTCGCCGCGGCCCGGCTCGGCGGGCGGGTCGCCCTGATCGGCCGGGTCGGCGAGGACGACGCCGCCGATGTGATGGCCGCCGCGGCGCGCGCCGAGGGCGTGGACACCGCGCACCTGACCCGCACTCCCGGAGTGCCCACCGGGCGTGCGCTGATCGCCGTCAACCCGTCGGGCGAGAACTCCATCATCGTCAGCCCCGGCGCCAACTCCCGCCTGACCGCGGCCGATTGCCGGGCCGCCGCCGACGTGCTGGGCCGGGCCGAGGTCACGGTCCTCCAGCAGGAGGTCCCCGACGAGGCCAACCACGCGGCGGCCGAGCTGGCCGGTGGCATCGTCGTGTACAACCCGGCTCCCGCCGTCGAGGGCGCCGTCCCGCCCCGCCACGTCGACGTGCTGGTCCCCAACCGCACCGAACTGGCGGCCCTCACCGGCACCCCGGTACCGGACACGGTCGACGAGGTCGCCGCCGCCGCGGGCAAACTGCGCGGAGCGGGCGCGGTCATCGTCACCCTCGGCGGTGACGGCGTGCTGCTCCTGGAAGGCACCGCGCGGCTGCACATCCCGGCCTTCACGGTCCGGCCCGTCGACACCACCGCGGCCGGAGACTGCTTCTGCGGCGCCCTCGCCGTCGCCCTCGCCGAGGGCCGCACCCTGGAGCAGGCCGCCCGCTGGGCCTGCGCCGCGGCGGCACTCAGCACCACCCGCCCCGGTGCCCAGCCGTCACTGCCCCGCCGCGACGAGGTGGAGGCGTTCCTCAAGAGCTGA
- a CDS encoding LacI family DNA-binding transcriptional regulator, protein MARASGCSVATVSRVLAGTRPVGAETARRVRAAAESLGYRPNQVARALRSRSTGTIGLVLPQITNPFFPSLVREVEHALHAGGRALLLADCDDDPRTEAARITALLDRQVDALLVIPVDETHSRAAVELAAARVPLVLLDRSCGPGVADSVAVDNAAGTALVLEHLTRTGRRRFCFLGAAGTASTAVERRMAYEAGVAALDPLASERTELGDFSVEWGRAAVDRIWPARPDAVVCANDLIAVGALQRLGQLGVDVPGEVAVTGFDDIPMASLAEPNLTTVRQPAAQVAAEALRLLAERLDGGGAEAYRAVRLSPQLVVRASSGPRAAAPTTIPGSRTSEEHQ, encoded by the coding sequence GTGGCTCGCGCGTCCGGATGCTCCGTCGCCACGGTGTCCCGCGTGCTGGCCGGCACCCGCCCGGTGGGAGCGGAGACGGCACGCCGAGTGCGGGCCGCGGCCGAAAGCCTCGGCTACCGCCCCAACCAGGTCGCCCGCGCCCTGCGCAGCCGCTCCACCGGCACCATCGGCCTGGTGCTGCCCCAGATCACCAACCCGTTCTTCCCCTCCCTCGTCCGTGAGGTCGAGCACGCCCTGCACGCCGGGGGCCGCGCCCTGCTGCTCGCCGACTGCGACGACGACCCGCGGACCGAGGCGGCCCGGATCACCGCCCTGCTGGACCGGCAGGTGGACGCGCTGCTGGTCATCCCCGTCGACGAGACCCACAGCCGTGCGGCGGTCGAACTCGCGGCGGCCCGCGTCCCGTTGGTCCTCCTCGACCGCTCCTGCGGCCCCGGCGTCGCCGACTCGGTGGCCGTCGACAACGCCGCCGGCACGGCCCTCGTCCTGGAGCACCTGACCCGCACCGGGCGCCGCCGTTTCTGTTTCCTCGGCGCCGCCGGTACCGCCTCGACGGCCGTCGAGCGGCGCATGGCCTACGAGGCGGGCGTCGCCGCCCTCGACCCGCTCGCCTCCGAACGCACCGAACTCGGCGACTTCTCCGTGGAATGGGGGCGGGCCGCGGTCGACCGGATCTGGCCGGCCCGCCCGGACGCCGTCGTCTGCGCCAACGACCTCATCGCGGTCGGAGCGCTGCAACGCCTCGGACAACTCGGCGTCGACGTCCCCGGCGAGGTCGCCGTCACCGGATTCGACGACATCCCCATGGCGAGCCTTGCCGAACCCAACCTGACCACGGTCCGCCAGCCGGCCGCCCAGGTGGCGGCCGAGGCGCTCCGGCTCCTTGCCGAGCGGCTCGACGGCGGGGGAGCCGAGGCGTACCGGGCCGTCCGCCTCTCACCCCAACTCGTCGTCCGCGCTTCCAGCGGCCCCCGCGCCGCCGCGCCCACGACCATCCCCGGCAGCAGAACCTCAGAGGAACACCAGTGA
- the uriH gene encoding uridine-preferring nucleoside hydrolase UriH — MARKIILDCDPGHDDAIAMLLAHGNPEIELVAVTTVVGNQTLEKVTRNALSVARIAGITGVPFAAGCPRPLVRDIETAPDIHGESGLDGPVLPEPTLELDRRHAVDLIIDTVMSHEPGEITIVPTAGLTNIAMAVRKEPRIASRVREVVLMGGGYHEGNWSAVAEFNIKIDPEAAHIVFNESWPVTMVGLDLTHQALATPAVTEKIAAVGTAPAKFVLELLDFFGAMYEQAQGFEFPPVHDPCAVAYVIDPDVMTVRKAPVDIELTGTLTLGMTVADFRAPAPDDCHTQVAVKLDHERFWNLVVDALERIGDVQA; from the coding sequence TTGGCCAGAAAGATCATCCTCGACTGCGACCCGGGACACGACGACGCCATCGCCATGCTTCTGGCGCACGGCAATCCCGAGATCGAGCTCGTGGCCGTCACGACCGTGGTCGGGAACCAGACGCTGGAGAAGGTGACCCGCAACGCGCTGTCCGTGGCCCGTATCGCCGGGATCACCGGAGTGCCCTTCGCCGCGGGCTGCCCCCGGCCTCTGGTGCGCGACATCGAGACGGCGCCGGACATCCACGGCGAGTCCGGACTCGACGGACCCGTGCTGCCCGAGCCGACCCTGGAGCTGGACCGCCGCCACGCGGTCGACCTGATCATCGACACGGTCATGTCGCACGAGCCGGGCGAGATCACCATCGTGCCGACCGCCGGTCTGACCAACATCGCGATGGCGGTCCGCAAGGAGCCGCGCATCGCCTCCCGTGTCCGTGAGGTCGTCCTGATGGGCGGCGGCTACCACGAGGGCAACTGGAGCGCGGTCGCCGAGTTCAACATCAAGATCGACCCCGAGGCCGCGCACATCGTCTTCAACGAGAGCTGGCCGGTCACCATGGTCGGTCTCGACCTCACGCACCAGGCGCTGGCGACGCCCGCCGTCACCGAGAAGATCGCCGCGGTCGGCACCGCGCCCGCCAAGTTCGTCCTGGAACTGCTGGACTTCTTCGGCGCGATGTACGAGCAGGCCCAGGGCTTCGAGTTCCCGCCCGTGCACGACCCCTGCGCGGTCGCCTACGTCATCGACCCCGACGTCATGACGGTGCGCAAGGCCCCCGTGGACATCGAGCTCACCGGCACGCTGACCCTGGGCATGACCGTGGCCGACTTCCGGGCGCCCGCCCCGGACGACTGCCACACGCAGGTCGCGGTGAAGCTCGACCACGAGCGGTTCTGGAACCTGGTCGTGGACGCACTCGAGCGGATCGGCGACGTCCAGGCATGA
- the uriT gene encoding uridine transporter UriT yields MTVPSVSTTDRPPRSAQGSPVRIGVLLTALLAACVAFQLNASMISPALKSMEGSLHATSAEIGLTQTAFFTSAALFSLFLPRLGDVVGRRKVLTGMLALMAVGCVVAAFAHNVPVLFAGRIIQGVSGPVVPLCLIMLREEVPEPKRYGTLLGVITAFNGGVAGVDSLAGGYLADHHGFQSVFWAMAVVAAVATAMVALMSRESKAPVAERMDWPGVVLLVVSVGSLLIALNEAGKLAAANWPLIALLVVVAAVAFALFWRTENRSGHPLVATHHLRQRSTWALLLTTVLTMTGVFAVMNGLIPAFAEDAQAGLGLSAQQSAWWTLTPYALAGLAMGPIAGRLAATFGYGRILRIGLVGAAATVVLMILTLHGHSRAMLLTASILVGITYAGIGNIVLNGLGIVLSPRENPGFLPGLNAGAFNLGAGLSFAVLYAVKTAAAPADPSSTGDYTTAMITGAVIMAVAVVTSFLIPKPVAAEAR; encoded by the coding sequence ATGACCGTTCCCAGCGTTTCCACCACCGACAGACCACCCCGCTCCGCGCAGGGCTCCCCCGTCCGGATCGGTGTGCTGCTGACCGCGCTGCTCGCCGCGTGCGTGGCCTTCCAGCTCAACGCCAGCATGATCAGTCCGGCGCTGAAGAGCATGGAGGGATCCCTCCACGCCACCTCGGCCGAGATCGGGCTCACCCAGACCGCGTTCTTCACGTCCGCGGCCCTGTTCTCGCTGTTCCTGCCGCGACTGGGCGATGTCGTCGGCCGCCGCAAGGTCCTCACCGGCATGCTGGCCCTGATGGCCGTCGGATGTGTCGTCGCCGCGTTCGCGCACAACGTCCCGGTCCTGTTCGCCGGGCGCATCATCCAGGGCGTGAGCGGCCCGGTCGTCCCGCTGTGCCTGATCATGCTGCGGGAGGAGGTGCCCGAGCCCAAGCGCTACGGCACCCTGCTCGGTGTGATCACCGCCTTCAACGGCGGAGTCGCGGGTGTCGACTCCCTCGCGGGCGGCTACCTCGCCGACCACCACGGGTTCCAGTCGGTCTTCTGGGCGATGGCCGTCGTCGCGGCGGTCGCCACGGCCATGGTCGCGCTGATGAGCCGCGAGTCCAAGGCGCCGGTCGCCGAGCGCATGGACTGGCCCGGCGTCGTGCTGCTCGTGGTCTCGGTGGGCTCGCTGCTCATCGCGCTGAACGAGGCCGGCAAGCTCGCCGCGGCCAACTGGCCGCTGATCGCCCTGCTCGTGGTCGTCGCCGCGGTGGCCTTCGCGCTGTTCTGGCGCACGGAGAACCGCAGCGGGCATCCGCTGGTCGCCACGCATCATCTGCGGCAGCGCTCCACGTGGGCGCTCCTGCTCACGACGGTGCTCACCATGACGGGTGTGTTCGCCGTCATGAACGGGCTGATCCCCGCGTTCGCCGAGGACGCGCAGGCGGGACTCGGCTTGTCCGCGCAGCAGTCCGCGTGGTGGACCCTCACGCCGTACGCCCTGGCCGGGCTCGCCATGGGTCCGATCGCCGGCCGGCTGGCCGCCACCTTCGGGTACGGCCGGATCCTGCGCATCGGTCTCGTCGGAGCCGCGGCAACCGTGGTCCTGATGATCCTCACGCTGCACGGCCATTCACGGGCCATGCTGCTGACGGCGTCCATCCTGGTGGGGATCACCTACGCCGGGATCGGGAACATCGTGCTCAACGGGCTCGGCATCGTGCTGTCCCCGCGTGAGAACCCCGGGTTCCTGCCCGGTCTGAACGCGGGCGCGTTCAACCTCGGCGCCGGTCTGAGCTTCGCGGTGCTGTACGCGGTGAAGACCGCGGCGGCCCCCGCGGATCCGTCGTCGACCGGCGACTACACCACCGCCATGATCACGGGTGCGGTCATCATGGCCGTCGCCGTCGTGACGTCGTTCCTCATCCCCAAACCGGTGGCTGCGGAAGCGCGTTGA
- a CDS encoding nuclear transport factor 2 family protein — MTSDEREQAVKAAIDGELLLLDPEVRASPARVLELLDPEFTEIGTSGRRWDVKSILAVTSGGSVSPESPVEVSEMSEAVLAPELVHLKYFTDYQGRRVWRSSLWRLTETGWRLYFHQGALAA, encoded by the coding sequence ATGACGAGTGACGAGCGGGAGCAGGCCGTGAAGGCGGCCATCGACGGAGAGTTGCTGCTTCTCGATCCCGAGGTACGTGCCTCCCCGGCCCGTGTCCTGGAACTGCTTGACCCGGAGTTCACCGAGATCGGGACCTCTGGACGCCGGTGGGACGTGAAGTCGATCCTCGCGGTGACGAGCGGCGGCTCCGTCTCCCCGGAATCCCCTGTCGAGGTCAGCGAGATGTCCGAAGCCGTCCTTGCCCCAGAGCTCGTCCACCTCAAGTACTTCACCGACTACCAGGGCCGCCGCGTATGGCGAAGCTCCCTGTGGCGGCTGACGGAGACCGGCTGGCGCTTGTACTTCCACCAGGGCGCCCTGGCCGCCTGA
- a CDS encoding M20/M25/M40 family metallo-hydrolase: protein MSTTPALAAASEEAQREAIELCAELIRFDTSNPTSDERACADRVVELMAEAGITSELVESAPGRANVVARIPGREPDRGALLVHGHLDVVPADPDEWQVPPFSGEIHDGYLWGRGAIDMKDTVAVMLATARHFARTGTRPSRDIVLAFLADEEAGGRYGAHWLVEHRPELFAGVTEAIGEGGGFSYALDDTRRLYPIENAQRGMAWMELTATGRAGHGSSPNDENAVTDLAESLTRIGRHTFPIRLIEPVRALLAEAARLQGVDIDFDAEDLDAELAKLGPVADFMQVVLRNSANPTMFSAGYQTNVIPGRATARVDGRFLPGHEKELVDTIDKLLLPSVSRQWVNHDIAMETTFDGPLVDAMCAAVRAEDPDGHPVPYCNPGGTDAKAFTKLGIRCFGFKGLKLPHDLDYGRLFHGVDERVPLEGLRFGVRVMTRLWQSC, encoded by the coding sequence ATGAGCACCACCCCCGCACTCGCCGCCGCCTCCGAGGAGGCACAGCGCGAGGCCATCGAACTGTGCGCGGAGCTGATCCGCTTCGACACCTCCAACCCCACCAGCGACGAGCGGGCCTGCGCCGACCGGGTCGTCGAGCTGATGGCCGAGGCCGGCATCACCTCGGAGCTGGTGGAGAGCGCGCCGGGCCGCGCCAACGTCGTCGCCCGCATCCCGGGCCGCGAGCCGGACCGTGGGGCCCTGCTCGTCCATGGCCATCTGGACGTCGTACCGGCCGACCCGGACGAGTGGCAGGTCCCGCCGTTCTCCGGCGAGATCCACGACGGCTACCTGTGGGGCCGGGGCGCCATCGACATGAAGGACACGGTGGCGGTCATGCTGGCCACCGCCCGGCACTTCGCCCGAACCGGCACCCGGCCGTCCCGCGACATCGTCCTGGCCTTCCTCGCCGACGAGGAGGCGGGCGGCAGGTACGGCGCGCACTGGCTGGTCGAGCACCGGCCCGAGCTGTTCGCCGGCGTCACCGAGGCGATCGGCGAGGGCGGCGGGTTCAGCTACGCGCTCGACGACACCCGGCGGCTGTACCCGATCGAGAACGCCCAGCGCGGCATGGCCTGGATGGAACTGACGGCCACCGGCCGCGCGGGCCACGGCTCCTCGCCCAACGACGAGAACGCGGTCACCGACCTCGCCGAGTCGCTCACCCGCATCGGCCGCCACACCTTCCCGATCCGCCTGATCGAACCGGTGCGCGCGCTGCTCGCGGAGGCGGCACGGCTCCAGGGCGTCGACATCGACTTCGACGCCGAGGACCTCGACGCGGAACTCGCGAAGCTCGGGCCGGTCGCCGACTTCATGCAGGTGGTGCTGCGCAACTCCGCCAACCCCACCATGTTCTCGGCCGGTTACCAGACCAACGTGATCCCGGGCCGGGCCACCGCACGCGTCGACGGCCGCTTCCTGCCCGGCCATGAGAAGGAACTCGTCGACACCATCGACAAGTTGCTCCTGCCGTCGGTCAGCCGGCAGTGGGTCAACCACGACATCGCCATGGAGACCACCTTCGACGGCCCCCTCGTCGACGCGATGTGCGCGGCCGTACGCGCCGAGGACCCCGACGGTCACCCGGTGCCGTACTGCAACCCGGGCGGCACCGACGCGAAGGCCTTCACGAAGCTCGGCATCCGCTGCTTCGGCTTCAAGGGCCTGAAACTGCCCCACGACCTCGACTACGGCCGCCTCTTCCACGGCGTGGACGAACGAGTCCCCCTCGAAGGCCTCCGCTTCGGCGTCCGGGTGATGACCCGCCTTTGGCAGAGCTGCTGA
- a CDS encoding cytosine permease → MAAHKNTATSPDTAGPRALGSDDYALARVPRDERLGFWTMLLQWLAQSGSISQFTLGATIGVGMSFGNALLAFTLGAVILEVVIFAIGLAGMREGLATPLLTRWVGFGRNGSALVSLVISISLVGWFGVQNTIFGNSVSALVGGPSWLWCVVAGLAITVLVVFGFRYMAVFAKIVTPLFFAMVAWSVTDALTKHSISDLVHSPAPGPAIPLSVAATAIAGGFMTGAIVAPEMTRYNKKGAHVFVQSASSMILSEYIVGMTGVLLGHLVGSNQVSQIVLSTSGVFGVLVVLMSTAKINDWNLYGSSLGVVNFFQVVFRKRLRRGAVTIVLGLAGTLLSAVGIMTHFTDFLSVLGVAIPPVGGIIVAEYWVVRRMRGPLDATRETQTLPATSPVWVPMSLVIWAAAFCVGKFYDGGIPALNSLLTAFVLYSVLGLAGWIRTYGTTTLDDEAADGTGQSPAATGTAPVGAS, encoded by the coding sequence ATGGCCGCACACAAGAACACCGCCACCTCCCCGGACACCGCCGGCCCAAGAGCCCTGGGCAGCGACGACTACGCCCTCGCCCGCGTCCCGCGCGACGAACGGCTCGGCTTCTGGACGATGCTGCTCCAGTGGCTCGCCCAGTCCGGATCGATCTCGCAGTTCACGCTCGGCGCCACCATCGGTGTCGGAATGTCCTTCGGCAACGCGCTCCTCGCCTTCACCCTCGGCGCCGTGATCCTGGAAGTCGTGATCTTCGCGATCGGCCTGGCCGGTATGCGCGAGGGCCTCGCGACCCCGCTGCTGACCCGCTGGGTCGGCTTCGGCCGCAACGGCTCCGCGCTGGTCAGCCTCGTCATCTCCATCAGCCTCGTCGGCTGGTTCGGAGTGCAGAACACGATCTTCGGCAACAGCGTCTCCGCCCTGGTCGGCGGCCCCTCGTGGCTGTGGTGCGTCGTCGCCGGCCTGGCCATCACGGTCCTGGTGGTCTTCGGCTTCCGGTACATGGCGGTCTTCGCGAAGATCGTCACCCCGCTGTTCTTCGCGATGGTCGCCTGGTCCGTCACCGACGCCCTGACCAAGCACTCCATCTCGGACCTGGTCCACTCGCCGGCCCCCGGCCCGGCGATCCCGCTGTCGGTCGCCGCGACCGCCATCGCGGGCGGCTTCATGACCGGCGCGATCGTCGCGCCCGAGATGACCCGCTACAACAAGAAGGGCGCCCACGTCTTCGTGCAGAGCGCCTCCTCCATGATCCTGTCCGAGTACATCGTCGGCATGACCGGTGTCCTGCTCGGTCATCTGGTGGGCAGCAACCAGGTCTCCCAGATCGTGCTCTCCACCTCCGGCGTCTTCGGTGTGCTGGTCGTCCTGATGTCCACGGCGAAGATCAACGACTGGAACCTGTACGGCTCCTCGCTCGGCGTCGTGAACTTCTTCCAGGTCGTCTTCCGCAAGCGCCTGCGCCGAGGCGCGGTGACCATCGTCCTCGGCCTCGCCGGCACCCTGCTGTCCGCGGTCGGCATCATGACCCACTTCACCGACTTCCTGTCGGTGCTCGGCGTGGCCATCCCGCCGGTCGGCGGCATCATCGTCGCCGAGTACTGGGTGGTGCGCCGCATGCGCGGACCGCTCGACGCCACCCGCGAGACGCAGACCCTGCCCGCCACCTCACCGGTCTGGGTGCCGATGTCCCTGGTCATCTGGGCCGCGGCGTTCTGCGTCGGCAAGTTCTACGACGGCGGCATCCCCGCACTCAACTCCCTGCTGACCGCCTTCGTCCTGTACAGCGTCCTCGGACTCGCCGGCTGGATCAGGACCTACGGCACCACCACCCTCGACGACGAGGCCGCCGACGGCACCGGGCAGTCCCCGGCCGCCACCGGCACGGCCCCCGTAGGAGCGTCATGA